The nucleotide sequence CCATACAAAGATGCGCTTCGGAATATGTAAGTGAGAAGACGGTTTCTGTGGTGGCCCTTCCCAACGACGAGATGAAAGGCCGCATAATAGGCAGAGAGGGAAGGAACATCAGGGCCTTGGAAGCAGCCACGGGCATAGACCTCATAATAGATGACACCCCCGAGGCGGTGATCCTTTCGGGGTACAATCCGGTCAGGCGGGAGGTGGCCAGGCTCTCACTGGAAAGGCTCATCAGCGATGGCCGCATCCATCCGGCCAGGATCGAAGAGGTGGTGGAGAAGGTCAAACAAGAAATAGAGGTGACCATAAGGGAAGCCGGAGAGCAGGCGGCTTTTGATGTGGGGGTCCACGGCATTCACCCCGAGTTGATAAGGATGCTGGGGGTGCTCAAGTTCCGAACCAGCTTTGCCCAAAACGTGCTCCAGCATTCCCTGGAAGTGGCATTTCTTTGCGGGATAATGGCCGCTGAGCTGGGCCTGAGCGTGCGCCAGGCCAAGCGGGCAGGGCTTCTCCATGACATAGGCAAGGCTGTGGACCATGAGGTGGAGGGCTCCCATGCTGCCATTGGTGCAGAGCAGGCCAAGCGCTACGGGGAGTCCCCCAGGATAGTCAATGCCATAGCAGCCCACCACGACGAGGAGCCTCCTCAGAGCAGCCTGGCGGTTCTGGTTCAGGCCGCCGATGCCCTCTCGGCTGCCAGACCAGGGGCCAGGAAAGAGATGCTGGAAAGCTATGTGAAACGTCTGGAGGAGCTGGAACGCATAGCCAACTCCTTCCCTGGGGTGAGCAAGTCTTACGCCATCCAGGCAGGCAGGGAGGTGCGCATAGTTGTGGAAAGCGACAAGGTCACCGACGAGGGAATCTCCCTCTTGAGCTATGACATAGCCCGCAAGATAGAAAAGGAGCTCACATACCCAGGACAGGTGAAGGTCACAGTGATAAGGGAAACCAGGGCCGTGCAGTATGCCCGCTGAGCCTGGCCCGCATGATTCACCATAAATGAACAATGCGGGCCTGTTCCAGCATTTCCTGGGATAACTGATCCACCCCAAGCCCAGGCCTGATGGGTTAAGTTAGGGGCAACCCGGAGATTTGACTGCCAAGCTCACTGCTTCTGGGCAAGAATCCTGGCTGGGAGGGGCCTTTTCATCCGGGGCTGCTTGGACCCAGCAGCCTGGGGGTGCTGAAGGCCCTTTGATGGGCCTGGCCATCATAATGCAAAAGACCCCTTACTCCCAGACGGCTTAAGACTTGGTCCACCTCTTTCCAAGAGATCTCAAGGGGTCTTAAGGAAGCCAGTGTGATGCTCCACATGGCCTCAAAGGAAGGCACGAATTCATAGGCCGCAGCCACATGGGGAAAGCACTCCTTGATCCCCCGCAGGATCTCCATGTGGTATTGGTCATAATGGGATTGATATAAGACCCCACCGCTTTGGCACACAAATACCCCCCCTGGGGCCAGCCTTTTTTTGATCAAAGCATAAGCCTCTGGGGAGTAAAGGTGGGCTGAAAGGTCCCCCGCCCTTTCGGCTGGATCAAAGGGCTCTGTTAGATCAGATATTATGATGTCATATGTCGTCTTGGCTTGTTTCAGGAACTCCATGGCGTCCCTGGGCACCACCTTGACTCTTGGGTCCTCCAGGGAACCACAGTTTAGCTCCCGGAAACGCTCCCGGAAAACAGCCACAACCTCCTCATCTATGTCCACGATCACTATCTCATGGATTCCCTCATATCGGAGCAACTCCCTGGCAGCACAGCCGTCTCCTCCCCCCAATATCAGAACCGAGCAAGGGCTTCCATGGATGACACAGGCCGGATGAACCAGCAGTTCGTGGTATATTCTCTCATCGCTGGCTGCCAGCTGGACCTTCCCATCCAGGATCAAACAAAGGCCATAGCCCTCAAGTTCCACCAGTTCCATCTGTTGGTAACGGGTACGAAGCAAAAAGGGACTGCCCTTGACCCTCTTGAAGCTGATGCGGAAAGGCCCATCCTTGTCCAGGAACCAGGCCCCTCCCCAAGAACTAAGCATGCTTCTTAGCTCTTCCAATGCATCCTGCGGTTCAAGCACGCTACGGGAAGGCACCACCTCGACCATGGACCATGCCTCCTTGAATCCAGCGCCGCACCCATCCTCCAGGCACACCCAATCCCGTCAGCAAACTCCCTTTGGCCCCGAAACCTTCCCAATGGTGCATGTTTTGATATCAATGGTCAAGGCCAGGCTCATGAAACCCACCTGCACTTTACCCTGCAGCTTTTCTCATCAAAAGGGTCAACTCATGGCAAGCTTCTTTTTTTGCCATGCATTCCATAGAATCCCCTGGGAAGAACCTCCAAGATCTTTCCATTGCTTTGCACTAAAAGAAGCGGATGCCAGAAGCCAAGGGATCTACTTGTTGACCCAGGCCAAAAGAGAGCATACCATAGCCAAAACAGCTGGCCTTCCATGGCAAGGCAGGCTTTTGGGATCTGCGGGCTTTGAGCCATGCTCTGAAGGGTCTGTTCCTGGCCTTGTCTGGATGGAGGTACAGTCTTTTTCAAAGGGTAGAGTCAGCTTCTCAAGCATACTATCTGCCTGGCCTGCTTTGTGCAGGGCTTTTTTTGGATAAGCAGGCCCATGAGGTAAGAAGGCATGGACATTAACGGAGTCCTTTGGGGTGTATTACTTCTGGCCTTGGCCCTGGCAGCGGTTCTTTACCTTCCTGCCAGACTCACAAGAAGAGCCATGCACGAGGTGATAAGAAGATTCTATGAGCAGCAGGCCCTGGCCCCCGAGAAGGCAAGGACAATTGCCGAGCTGGGGCTGACCCCGCCTAGCTTCGTGGAGAAGCTTGCAAAACCGAGGGACTACAAGCCTACGGCCCTCAAGCTGCTCCAGCAGATGGATGCAGTTCAGATGACACAGGAAGGCAAGCTCTTTCTGGTGGAAGAAAACCTCCACCCAAGCCTAAAGATCACCTCCAGGGCATCTTGAGCACTCACGCTCTCAACTCAAAAACCTGCTCTCATCCCTTTAATTCTGGTCTTTTCACTCAAGAGCGCCTTCCCGGATCAAGGAAATCAGGCTATGGGGCAGCTCTTCATGGGGCCTCAGCCAGAATCTCCAGAGCATATCTGCTACTACCCATGCCCAGAGCCTCTGCCTCAGAAATCTGGACCATGGGATCCAAAAGGGGATAACTCAGGGCCCCCAAATCTGCCCCGGATCTTTCCCTGACCATATCCAGTGTTGCCTTATCCAGAGCCACGGGATCCTGTGAAGCCATTATGCCTATGTCAGGCACCATCTTTGTTTGAGGCACATTAAAGCAATCGCAGTCCTTGGTCATGTCCATCAAGACATTGAAAAAGAAACATTTTCCTTTTTTCCCTAGAACTACCCCCATGGCATGCCGCGCCATTTCCCTTTGTAGCTGGGGTGATTCCTTTCCAAAATTGTACCTGACCGCATCGAAACGACACACGGCCAGGCACTCCCCGCAGCCTATGCAAAGCTTTGCCATTATATGGGAAACCCCCTCCTTCTCAAAAATGGCCTGGGTGGGACACCATCTTCTACACTTGCCGCAGTTCTGGCAACGCTCGGCAATCACCTGGGGCATCACCGAGGAATGCTGTCTCATCTTGCCTGCCCTGGAAGCCAGACCCATGCCCAGGTTCTTGATGCATCCTCCCATGCCTGTGCCGGGATGCCCAGTGGGGTGCGAAACCACCAAGAGAGCATCGGCAGCCAGGATCTCCCTGGCGATCTTCACCCTGTATCCCTGGGGAAGGCTCACCTCGGCCTCGGTGTTTCCCACCAGTCCGTCGGCCAGTATGAAGGGAGCGCCTACCTTCTCTATGGAGAACCCGTGACCATGAGCCAACAAGATATGCTTTACAGCATTGTCCCTCTGCCCCTTGTAGAGAGTGGCGGTCTCTGTCAAGAAGGGGAGAGC is from bacterium and encodes:
- a CDS encoding DUF362 domain-containing protein; translation: MESKVYLMELPDGTTPRAQARAVARLWEAAGVSRCISRRDLVAIKVHVGEKGNTTHVKPQIVAELVRWVKKSRALPFLTETATLYKGQRDNAVKHILLAHGHGFSIEKVGAPFILADGLVGNTEAEVSLPQGYRVKIAREILAADALLVVSHPTGHPGTGMGGCIKNLGMGLASRAGKMRQHSSVMPQVIAERCQNCGKCRRWCPTQAIFEKEGVSHIMAKLCIGCGECLAVCRFDAVRYNFGKESPQLQREMARHAMGVVLGKKGKCFFFNVLMDMTKDCDCFNVPQTKMVPDIGIMASQDPVALDKATLDMVRERSGADLGALSYPLLDPMVQISEAEALGMGSSRYALEILAEAP
- the rny gene encoding ribonuclease Y yields the protein MVVALAVLALAAAVGYLVFRLLNAKRASGSAEAAYQAQEEARREAESLLKEARLQAKEILYQSKQEFERESKERRAELQKLEQRLLQKEENLDRKVELLDQKEMNLARREKALLQAERVQEEKSQELEKLLAEHRSRLERLAGMTAEQAKEELIQSIEADAKERAARFLKRLEEETRAAADKKAKEIISLAIQRCASEYVSEKTVSVVALPNDEMKGRIIGREGRNIRALEAATGIDLIIDDTPEAVILSGYNPVRREVARLSLERLISDGRIHPARIEEVVEKVKQEIEVTIREAGEQAAFDVGVHGIHPELIRMLGVLKFRTSFAQNVLQHSLEVAFLCGIMAAELGLSVRQAKRAGLLHDIGKAVDHEVEGSHAAIGAEQAKRYGESPRIVNAIAAHHDEEPPQSSLAVLVQAADALSAARPGARKEMLESYVKRLEELERIANSFPGVSKSYAIQAGREVRIVVESDKVTDEGISLLSYDIARKIEKELTYPGQVKVTVIRETRAVQYAR
- a CDS encoding methyltransferase domain-containing protein gives rise to the protein MVEVVPSRSVLEPQDALEELRSMLSSWGGAWFLDKDGPFRISFKRVKGSPFLLRTRYQQMELVELEGYGLCLILDGKVQLAASDERIYHELLVHPACVIHGSPCSVLILGGGDGCAARELLRYEGIHEIVIVDIDEEVVAVFRERFRELNCGSLEDPRVKVVPRDAMEFLKQAKTTYDIIISDLTEPFDPAERAGDLSAHLYSPEAYALIKKRLAPGGVFVCQSGGVLYQSHYDQYHMEILRGIKECFPHVAAAYEFVPSFEAMWSITLASLRPLEISWKEVDQVLSRLGVRGLLHYDGQAHQRAFSTPRLLGPSSPG